One Streptomyces mobaraensis NBRC 13819 = DSM 40847 DNA segment encodes these proteins:
- a CDS encoding urease accessory protein UreD, which translates to MTVGVAARTETAAVRAAARLVAAPDGRGGTALPVLAGEAPFALRRTGPRGAVAHVALVGAMSAPLGGDRLTLAATVEPGAALRFTTTAATLALPGRTGAPAAYDIRITVGDGATLHWLPEPLISAAGSDLRTTTRVELAPTARLLFREEQVLGRAGEPPGRLTARLTVHRAGRPLYDQELAYGPGAPGWDGGAVLGGHRAVGQLLAVDPDFGDAPPVPPPHTAEGAVAAAMPLTGPAVAVSAVASDALRLRALLRTAERALTHGSDEGRLRRHPA; encoded by the coding sequence GTGACCGTCGGCGTCGCCGCGCGCACGGAGACGGCCGCCGTCCGGGCCGCCGCCCGCCTCGTCGCGGCCCCGGACGGCCGCGGCGGCACGGCGCTCCCCGTCCTGGCCGGCGAGGCGCCGTTCGCGCTCCGCAGGACCGGCCCCCGCGGCGCGGTGGCGCACGTCGCGCTGGTCGGCGCGATGAGCGCGCCGCTCGGCGGCGACCGGCTGACGCTGGCCGCGACCGTCGAACCCGGCGCCGCGCTCCGCTTCACCACCACGGCCGCCACCCTCGCCCTGCCCGGCCGGACGGGCGCCCCGGCCGCGTACGACATCCGGATCACCGTCGGGGACGGCGCGACGCTCCACTGGCTCCCCGAACCGCTGATCTCCGCCGCGGGCAGCGACCTGCGCACCACCACCCGCGTCGAACTCGCCCCCACGGCCCGGCTGCTGTTCCGCGAGGAGCAGGTGCTCGGCCGCGCGGGCGAGCCGCCCGGGCGGCTGACCGCCCGGCTGACCGTCCACCGCGCCGGCCGCCCGCTCTACGACCAGGAGCTGGCCTACGGGCCGGGGGCGCCCGGCTGGGACGGCGGCGCGGTCCTCGGCGGCCACCGGGCCGTGGGGCAGCTCCTCGCCGTCGATCCGGACTTCGGCGACGCGCCGCCGGTGCCGCCGCCGCACACGGCCGAGGGGGCGGTGGCCGCCGCCATGCCGCTCACCGGCCCCGCCGTCGCCGTGAGCGCCGTGGCCTCCGACGCGCTCCGGCTGCGCGCGCTCCTGCGCACGGCGGAAAGGGCGCTGACGCACGGGAGTGATGAAGGACGCCTCAGGAGGCATCCGGCATGA
- a CDS encoding alpha/beta hydrolase: protein MTGALVAGFLAAPSAGATERVPGGAAEAKGVQAAAAKAAKTGIKWQDCPATWGLEKPIQCGWVTVPVDYAKPNGPTIKIAVDRVRSTGTAKERQGSLVYNPGGPGGSGLKFPRKVTTKNPIYTKVAKAYDFVGFDPRGVGKSAPISCVDPKEFVAAPKADPVPGNEADKLAQRKLAKQYADGCAKRSGKMLPYMTTMNTARDLDVVRAALGEKKLNYLGVSYGTYLGAVYGTLFPGHVRRMIVDSVVNPATSNIWYDANLEQDIAFEGRFKDWEQWVAKYDSVFHIGNSQAKVHAQWLKLRAEAKKKPIGGVVGPAELVNFFQSAAYYDSSWIPVAETWAKYRSGDKKALVEAAGPDLAGAVSAENGNAVYTAVECADAKWPTSWKKWDRDNTRIHRQAPFMTWANAWMNLPCATWKGPQGTPLEVKTYKGLPQTLIVQSTRDAATPYAGAVELHKRFQGSRLITEKGAGSHGVTGLVNPCINDRVDTYLLTGKVDAKDVTCTPHAVPAPKAAK from the coding sequence ATGACCGGCGCCCTCGTCGCGGGCTTCCTGGCCGCTCCGTCGGCCGGCGCCACCGAGCGCGTGCCCGGCGGCGCCGCCGAGGCCAAGGGCGTGCAGGCCGCTGCCGCGAAGGCGGCCAAGACGGGCATCAAGTGGCAGGACTGCCCCGCCACCTGGGGCCTGGAGAAGCCCATCCAGTGCGGTTGGGTGACCGTCCCGGTCGACTACGCCAAGCCGAACGGCCCGACGATCAAGATCGCCGTGGACCGTGTCCGCTCCACCGGCACCGCCAAGGAGCGCCAGGGCTCGCTGGTCTACAACCCGGGCGGCCCGGGCGGCTCCGGCCTGAAGTTCCCGCGCAAGGTCACGACGAAGAACCCCATCTACACCAAGGTCGCCAAGGCCTACGACTTCGTCGGCTTCGACCCGCGCGGTGTGGGCAAGTCCGCCCCCATCTCCTGCGTCGACCCCAAGGAGTTCGTCGCGGCCCCCAAGGCCGACCCGGTGCCGGGGAACGAGGCGGACAAGCTGGCCCAGCGCAAGCTCGCCAAGCAGTACGCGGACGGCTGCGCCAAGCGCAGCGGCAAGATGCTGCCGTACATGACGACGATGAACACCGCCCGCGACCTCGACGTCGTGCGCGCGGCCCTGGGCGAGAAGAAGCTCAACTACCTGGGCGTCTCCTACGGCACCTACCTCGGCGCCGTCTACGGCACGCTGTTCCCGGGCCACGTCCGCCGCATGATCGTGGACAGCGTCGTCAACCCGGCCACCAGCAACATCTGGTACGACGCCAACCTCGAGCAGGACATCGCCTTCGAGGGCCGCTTCAAGGACTGGGAGCAGTGGGTCGCCAAGTACGACTCGGTCTTCCACATCGGCAACAGCCAGGCCAAGGTGCACGCCCAGTGGCTGAAGCTGCGCGCCGAGGCGAAGAAGAAGCCGATCGGCGGCGTCGTCGGCCCGGCCGAGCTCGTCAACTTCTTCCAGAGCGCCGCGTACTACGACTCCTCCTGGATCCCGGTCGCCGAGACCTGGGCCAAGTACCGCTCCGGTGACAAGAAGGCCCTCGTCGAGGCCGCCGGTCCGGACCTCGCCGGTGCCGTCTCCGCCGAGAACGGCAACGCCGTCTACACGGCCGTCGAGTGCGCCGACGCCAAGTGGCCCACCAGCTGGAAGAAGTGGGACCGCGACAACACCCGCATCCACCGCCAGGCCCCCTTCATGACCTGGGCCAACGCCTGGATGAACCTCCCCTGCGCCACCTGGAAGGGCCCGCAGGGCACGCCCCTCGAGGTCAAGACCTACAAGGGCCTGCCGCAGACCCTCATCGTGCAGTCCACCCGCGACGCCGCCACCCCCTACGCCGGCGCGGTCGAGCTGCACAAGCGCTTCCAGGGCTCCCGCCTGATCACGGAGAAGGGCGCCGGCTCGCACGGCGTCACCGGCCTGGTCAACCCCTGCATCAACGACCGGGTCGACACCTACCTGCTCACCGGCAAGGTCGACGCCAAGGACGTCACGTGCACCCCGCACGCCGTCCCGGCGCCGAAGGCCGCCAAGTAG
- a CDS encoding helix-turn-helix domain-containing protein, whose product MQTTTAPPARDIGALVRSRRHALRPRMTQAQLGAVLGYSASWVCRVESGELVPPVPVLLRIAAALGIPTDELLAAAHPPRRVIGTDLASPRTTPSRAATVARDDVEGEQEDAVRRRYFLTGAVGIGSAALAGTAAAGPRRAADPGTALETALFQPPPAAPSTVARLTMALHGAREDFRRAEYRHLAARLPALLATVDTTRNTLTGHAREEAHAVAARAYSLACELAIKSRSETSWVAADRALTAARASGHAPAIGEAARMLSVAMRHAGRHHAALDLLTRTCAQLDDASDADAQGVRASLLLTGGYTAAHTGDRALALDLVDQAEDIGRRHGAGHRLTLQDTPEQCDGMRISIFNALGRPDDGIAPMQRINPAAFPTAERRARYYTDTARMWHQLGNHQRTYAALRSIEREAPEEARRPSVRALTADLVYTPVRLPGVREFAARTGAVPG is encoded by the coding sequence ATGCAGACCACCACCGCCCCGCCCGCACGCGATATCGGTGCACTCGTACGCAGCCGCCGCCACGCACTGCGGCCCCGCATGACCCAGGCCCAGTTGGGTGCGGTGCTCGGCTATTCCGCGTCCTGGGTCTGCCGTGTCGAATCCGGTGAACTCGTCCCGCCGGTGCCCGTCCTGTTGCGCATCGCCGCCGCGCTGGGCATCCCAACCGATGAGCTGCTCGCCGCGGCTCACCCTCCTCGGCGAGTCATCGGCACGGATCTCGCGAGCCCCCGTACAACCCCCTCCCGGGCGGCTACGGTGGCGAGAGACGATGTCGAGGGCGAGCAGGAGGACGCTGTGCGCCGCAGGTACTTTCTCACCGGCGCGGTCGGAATCGGCTCCGCCGCACTGGCCGGAACGGCCGCCGCCGGCCCCCGACGAGCCGCCGATCCGGGCACCGCCCTGGAAACCGCGCTGTTCCAGCCGCCGCCGGCCGCGCCCTCCACCGTCGCACGACTCACCATGGCCCTCCACGGCGCCCGCGAGGACTTCCGCCGCGCCGAATACCGGCACCTCGCCGCCCGCCTGCCCGCGCTGCTGGCCACCGTCGACACCACCCGCAATACTCTGACCGGCCACGCCCGCGAAGAGGCCCACGCCGTCGCGGCGCGCGCCTACTCCCTGGCCTGCGAACTCGCCATCAAATCGCGTTCGGAGACCTCTTGGGTGGCCGCCGACCGCGCCCTCACCGCCGCTCGCGCCTCCGGCCACGCACCCGCGATCGGCGAGGCCGCCCGCATGCTGTCAGTCGCCATGCGCCACGCCGGCCGCCACCACGCAGCCCTCGACCTGCTCACCCGCACCTGCGCGCAACTCGACGACGCCTCCGATGCCGATGCCCAGGGCGTCCGGGCGTCCCTTCTGCTGACGGGCGGCTACACGGCCGCGCACACCGGAGACCGCGCCCTGGCGCTTGACCTCGTCGACCAGGCCGAAGACATCGGTCGCCGTCACGGGGCCGGGCACCGGCTCACCCTCCAGGACACCCCCGAGCAATGCGACGGCATGCGCATCTCCATCTTCAACGCCCTCGGCCGGCCCGACGACGGCATCGCCCCCATGCAGCGCATCAACCCCGCCGCGTTCCCCACCGCCGAGCGCCGTGCCCGGTACTACACCGACACCGCCCGCATGTGGCACCAGCTTGGCAACCACCAGCGGACCTACGCCGCCCTGCGCTCCATCGAACGTGAGGCGCCCGAGGAAGCACGGCGCCCGTCCGTGCGCGCCCTGACCGCCGACCTCGTCTACACCCCCGTCCGCCTCCCCGGCGTCCGCGAATTCGCCGCGCGCACCGGCGCGGTCCCCGGCTAG
- the ureG gene encoding urease accessory protein UreG — MHLDHPNTPYPHRHTYSAQPALRANGTRRALRIGLGGPVGTGKTATVAALCRALRDDLSIAVVTNDIYTREDAEFLLRNAVLPPERITAVETGACPHTAIRDDISANLEAIEDLEEAIEALDLILVESGGDNLTATFSKGLVDAQIFVIDVAGGDDIPRKGGPGITGADLLVVNKTDLAPYVGVDLDGMARDAKAQRGDLPVVFTSLATEGGVAPVRDWVRERLTAWKRA; from the coding sequence ATGCACCTCGACCACCCGAACACCCCCTACCCCCACCGCCACACCTACTCCGCCCAACCCGCCCTCCGGGCGAACGGCACGCGCCGAGCGCTCCGCATCGGCCTGGGCGGCCCGGTAGGCACCGGCAAGACGGCGACGGTCGCCGCCCTCTGCCGAGCCCTCCGCGACGACCTCTCGATCGCGGTCGTGACCAACGACATCTACACCCGCGAGGACGCCGAGTTCCTGCTCCGCAACGCCGTCCTGCCGCCGGAGCGCATCACGGCGGTGGAGACGGGCGCCTGCCCCCACACCGCGATCCGGGACGACATCTCGGCCAACCTGGAAGCCATCGAGGACCTGGAGGAGGCCATCGAGGCCCTCGACCTGATCCTCGTCGAGTCGGGCGGCGACAACCTCACCGCCACCTTCTCCAAGGGCCTCGTCGACGCCCAGATCTTCGTGATCGACGTGGCGGGCGGCGACGACATCCCCCGCAAGGGCGGCCCGGGCATCACCGGCGCGGACCTGCTGGTCGTCAACAAGACGGACCTCGCCCCGTACGTCGGCGTCGACCTCGACGGCATGGCCCGCGACGCCAAGGCCCAACGCGGCGACCTGCCGGTGGTGTTCACCTCCCTCGCCACCGAGGGCGGCGTCGCGCCGGTACGGGACTGGGTGCGCGAGCGGCTCACCGCCTGGAAGCGGGCGTGA